The sequence below is a genomic window from Actinomycetota bacterium.
GACCATCAGCTTGCCCATTCTCGCCGACGCCCTCCACACGATCCGTCGCAACTCGTCACCGGGCTTGTACTCGCGCATTCCGTAGAACTCCAGTCCCGAAGGCCAGGGACGCGAGAACGGCGGCCGGATGGGCGGGTCCTCGTAGCGCCGGGTCAGAGGACGGTCCGACACGAACTCAATACGGGGGTGGACGAGCATCTCGAACTTCTCGGCGAGCACCGTCTCCCGCTGCGTCAGGCCCAACGGGTCGTTGGTCACCGCCACAAGCGGACCGATGTCGTACACGCCGCGTCGGGTGCAACGGAGTCCGTACGTGTGGCTGACGGTGCTTCCTCGGCGCAGCTTCGAGATGGGGACCTTCACGGTCGTGCCCAGCCGCTCCGGCACGCGCTCCTCCAGGATGAAGGTCGAAACCCCGCGCTCCGCGACCAGCTGCACCTCCACGTCCATCCGGTCGCCTTCGTGGGCCCGGGGGCGCAGACCGAGGCGCTCCCCTTTGAGCTTCAGGTTCTTGGGCGCCAGCAGGTAGCTGGTGATGACTAGAGCGGCGGTGCCGTAAGCGAAGATGTACAGGGCGTTTCCGGCCACCACCCTGGCGATGACCCAGGGGATGACGGCGGCGACGATGGCGATCTGGCCGGTGCGGGTGAGGTGCAGCTTGCGCTGGAGGTTCAGGAACCGCGCCCGGACTCCCTTGGCCGAGACGGCGTCCGAGGTGCGGTCCCGAAACAACAGAAAGCGCTGCCGGACACCCTTCTTTTGGGTCGGCAGCTTTTTGCGCCTGACCTCAGGCGCGCCGCCATCGCCAACGGCCTTCTTGCGACCGGGCAGAACCTTCATCTAGCCGAGCCTCCCGCGCGATTCACGATCTCTCCTGCGTGCCTTGGGGACTGCGGGCTCGTGCACTGCACCTCCGGAGCGATGCCCATCTCAACAGCGCGCGGAGTTCGGAGCGAGAATACATAGTAAGGGCGCGCGGTCGAGCGGGAGGCATCGTGCTTCTCTGACGCACAACAGGCCGGGCCGGTTCATGCAAGGCTTGGGTCCTACCCCCAACGCGCCGGGCCTGAACCCCTCGGCGGGGGCGGACGTTGTTCAAGGACGGGGGCCGGCGCGCAGCTAGAAAGGGGGTGGGCGACACGGACACCGACTCGAGATCTCAGCACTGGATCAGGCAGTACCCACCTCTGGTGTCGCTGGTCATCTCGCTGCTGATCGCTTTCCTGGTCCTGCCATCGTCGCTGAACCTCCCCCAGTCCAACCCCTCCACGGTCTTGGAGTTCGCGCCGGTCCCTCCCGAGGACGACGACCCTCCCCCGCCGCAGGACGGGTCCCTCTCCTCCCTCGGCCTCGGTTCGTCCAGCAGCCTGTCCACCGACACCGCCGAGAACCTGGTCACGGAGCAGACGGGGGGCCCGGGAAGCACCAAGGGGCCCATCACGAAGACGAAGAACGACAAGAGGTGCGTGGGGAGCCCCCCACGCCAGACCGAGGACCCGAACTCACCCCCGTGCGTCGCGTTCTTCGACGGCGACAACGGGGGCGCCACCTGGCAGGGGGTCAGCAAGGAAGAGGTGACGGTCCTCGTGTACAGCAGCGCGGTCCTCACCACCGACGAAAGGGACCCTTCAGGTGGAGAAGGAACCCACCAGTCACCCCCGGGCGGCAGCTACTGCGACGTGGACGGCCCCGCCGACACCGACCCGGCCTGCCTCGAGTCCCTGCGCGACACCAACGACCACCGGGAAGTCCGGGTCACGCGGGCGATGTCCAGGTTCTTCAACGACCGCTTTCAGACCTACGGCCGGCACGTGCACTTCTGGATCTACTACACGGCTAGCAGCGCGACGGCCGCGAGTCGCAGGTCCGACGCCCAGGGCAACTGGGAGAAACTGAAGCCGTTTGCGGTCATCGACCGCGCGTTCTTCGGAGGCTTCAACCAGGCGTACGCGGAGGGGATGGTCCGGAGGCGGGCGTCGGTTTACGGAAACTTCGTGGCCCTGGAGAACTCCTTCTACCGCAGGTACCAGCCGTACATCTACTCGTTCTGGCCCGACGTCGAGCACTGGGTCGATCAGTTCGTCAGCTACGTCTGCCAGAAGGTGACCCCCGTCTCCAAGGTCTCTCACGCCGGAACCGACGAGACGGGGCAGCCGATGAACGGCCGGGACCGCCGCTACGGCCTTTTGTCCACCAGCGATCCCGGCTTCCCCGGACTGCAACGCTTCGCGAAACTTGCCGAGGAGGGCATCCGAAGGTGCCCCA
It includes:
- a CDS encoding DUF58 domain-containing protein; amino-acid sequence: MKVLPGRKKAVGDGGAPEVRRKKLPTQKKGVRQRFLLFRDRTSDAVSAKGVRARFLNLQRKLHLTRTGQIAIVAAVIPWVIARVVAGNALYIFAYGTAALVITSYLLAPKNLKLKGERLGLRPRAHEGDRMDVEVQLVAERGVSTFILEERVPERLGTTVKVPISKLRRGSTVSHTYGLRCTRRGVYDIGPLVAVTNDPLGLTQRETVLAEKFEMLVHPRIEFVSDRPLTRRYEDPPIRPPFSRPWPSGLEFYGMREYKPGDELRRIVWRASARMGKLMVREAEEGITDHITIILDTDRGSHSQDGDHSESFEMGVRAAASLGVRHLRDGYEIRCETNNGPLTRELRGSTAQLSLLDSFARVEMARVPLSKVISRLITDPRRDAHNILITPKLLAADAAQLRLLLNKGVSILVVALIWDEANTETLSVATALGCQVAGVHPGQDLATALYHDIGAGSR